The segment TTTTACGCGATACTTTTGACACCCTATATGTAATGCACTATCGAAACATTCTCGACGGAGTACGATATATCGAATCAGTCGATTAAACCTGTTGCAACAATATTTGGCAGATCTTGGTGTATATTGTTTCTAATACAATTATATAGAAAGTGCGTTTGATAAAACAGCCGGAGTAAAAAGATGGAGAAAAGTTTAGAAAAAACACTCGATGATGTGTAAGTTAAATATAAAAAGGACCTTCTTTAATCGTTCGACAAAGAGTATGCAAGCGAATGTTTACGCACCTGCTCACAATGCAGTTTGTTCGTACACAGTTGCGTTGTTATGAATCTTCGGTTAGAAAATGAAGTTTCTGTTTATTCGTGTAGTaacaataatgaaaatattacgtctatcttatattttagtatacatttgtgaaaaaaatttctagtaTCGGCTCTTAAAAGAATATATATGGTTTTATTAAGCCTGTATTAATCAATATAAATTAATCCAATTGAATAAACCATGATAGGGGTCAGTGGTAGTATATACTAACTTAACCTCGTGCTATTAATTGAATaacattattcatttttttatagaaataatATGGAGAGCATTGTTGGTTGCATCTTGGCAGATCATACAGGATTATGTTTGGGAGGTAATTGTTTTAGTGTGTTTTATATTTAAAGTTTCAAATAATAGAATAATAGAAGTACCATAATTGTGTTTAAGTCAAAGGAAATGCATCTACGGAGAGTGCAGGAATAATTGCTGCAATTGCGGATCAAGTTGCAAAGTTGGAGGAAGATTCGCCAACTGCTATCATAGCACTTCAAAATGACAACAGGTAACGTGCAAAATTATATATAGTTTAATATTTTCACGTTGTTATTGAAAACTAAATGAAAcgtaaaatttgaaattaatcAAGAATTTATTAATGTAACATTGAAACTAAACAAGTCTATACAAGTTGTACTGAATTAGGAATACAAAaggatattataaataattttataggaAGTGCCTTATACAACGCCAAGGTCCTGTGGTAGGTGCAATTTATAAGGATATCTCTatgtaaaaagaattattgttaCTCGGAACTAATAATACTGGCTATATTTAAGCTAAATCTCATTGTGTTTAGAATTATCTTCGTTAAttttatatctatatatatatacatatagaaaCTCTgagtaaataatttaaatgtGATTTCGTTGAGATAGGGATATTTGCACTTGCTCGATTTGAACCGTATCAGTATAGAAAATATATGACtattaaattttagaaaatttatataatttccaCATTGCAGCACTCTTGTAAATAAGTTTTGtatgtaaatattaataaaccaTCATTTTAACATAGTTAAGGTCAATCACTCTTCTTATGTCTGTTTCTTCTTTCGTACCATTTGTTTGTACCAAGCCTGATTAGGTCATGATGCTCGTAAATCCACGATATTAATACTATTATAAACATAATCATTCCAATAATTAGGTGTAGAACCTTTTCACCAGGAAAGAAGTAAGCCTAGAACAAAGAAACATTTCTGTTGTATATACACGCGTATTTTTAAGTACACACATAGAAAAAAACTATTCTTTTACATGAGACACATTGGTGATTAAAGCTGCTACAAGAAGAGAAGCAGAGAACATAGGCTTTGGCACTAATCCATGTAATGGACGGTATACTGTGTCTTTGTATCTTCTATTAATGAAGATAGTAGAATGCAGAATTCTTAAGCTCATGTTTACACAATTTCCAAGAATAAAACCGACAGGTCCTAACCATATAGCGAACAAATACGATGCACCCAAAAACGCAATTGATTCGTAAATCATAATTAAGTTGCTCTTGTTTATAGTAGCACTGTCGGCTGTAGCGTTAGTGTAACACTCTGTTACACCATTTATGCCCAAAAGTAAGATGGCTAAACAATGTGCCCGCATCAAAAGTATAGGCAGATGAGAAGTTAATTTTGCACCACCGTACAACCACAATAGAGTACTCGAATACGATTGACCAAATATTAGTACAACTAGACCAATGGAAGTAACAGCTGAACATAAGTGTATAAGAACATTTACGCTTTCCTGAACTTTTACCTGAAACACATATTTTTTGGttaattttttgtattatttcaaTGTAGGTACATTGCATTTGTGTCTTCCATATCTATTACTTACAGGATTTTGATCATTGATTGATTTATCTCGTTTGATCATTtgggtaaaataaaaatacccaCTTTCTTCTATTGGACGGAAAATGAATCTTGCTGCTAAAGAGCCTAAATTATTCACAATTTCGTATGTTCCCTGTACAAGTAAGAAAGCAAATTAATGTTAACGCAAGAATTTTTAACTGAATAACAATATTCTTTGCTAAATACTTGTTCTGTAAATGTTAATACTGGCATCACTGTCATAATtaatctctctccctctgtcagAATTTGTTTTAGAATTCCTTGTCTAAAAAAGCTCCATGTAAGAAtagataattttttatctaaacatGATTCCTGAAAGATAGATAAATTATATATCCAGAGCAAAATGAAAACAGGTCTTGGTACATACTTTATTTTCCAACTGTCCAGGTAGGAAATCcattactgtttgaaatggaaattCTTTTACAACATATTCATCGCTACTGTCTTTCAATGACATTCGTCGTTTTAGCTTACATTTATTTATCTTTTTGATATAGTAATGGAAATATCCATAGTAACTAGTAGTATAAAAGATTGCTGCGACTAGTTGAGCTACTCCAAATGCAAATAACGCATTGTCTGGATTGTAAAGTATTAATGGAACAAATGTTAAAGTACGAATAGCAATCATAATTGTGTCAAGAATAAtctgaaatattaaatagtTATTAAAATATTCTCAACCGATAGTAATATTTTTACAGCAAACTCTTACTTTCAATCTAACAAATAAAAATGCACTAGCAACCAACTGAACAATTAACGATGATAACTCAATAATACAAGACAGAGCAACAGCCCAAACTGCGAACATATAATATGCTGGTAGTTCTTCGGTTGTTGATAAAACGTAGAGCCATATGTAGCCAAATATTGTAGACATCACAAAACATATAGGAACCCTGAAAAAAGAATTGTAGATATCTTCATCaaagcaaaaatattttccattttatgataaattaatttcaaagaCTAACGTCATCCATAATAGATTAACAACTTGTGCCCAATTATGTTCTGCTGTGTTAGTTAAGCATGCTTTCATAAATGGTTCTCGAGATAAGAACAAGATCATTGACTCCAACAACAGGAGCCTTACATTTATAACGCCAAGAACTGCTTGACCAACGTGTCGAACAACGAATGCATTCAAAACAAATGTAACACCTCGACATAGTATCTACAAAAAAGAGACTATTTAACTGCTTTTCGAATGTAGCTCAGATTCCTGAAAAcatattattttatgaaaaacaaaTCGCCATCGTTTAGATTTGTAAATACAcgacattaatttttttattagatcTGAAATGACAATCATCATGAAATAATATGTTATGTTGGCAGAATAAGAGTGATACGATTTGCTATCTTGGCAAAATACCTGAAATATAATATTGAAGGAAGCATTTTCCAAGCTGCTTTTCAAAATGTTTTGAGACATTTTTATAGATGACGGAGTAAAAGTACAAAATCTTTCGAGATTCCCGCCGAAAGGAGCgtcaatgaaatttcaaggttatGTGAACACTTGAATAGTTCCTAAAACATCGAGTCAATCAttttcttcgaaatttcgttCGTGCTCCGGACTGACCGAAATGTAGTAAATACAAAAGCCAAGAATTTCCTCATACTGCATCTAACAGCCTTCATGACGTAATTGCGTTGCGATTTCCTATATATACATTTCGGGTACCTAGTAATTCTCTATCACGCTTCATCTATTTGGCCTAGTGAGAAAACGCTTTTAAAACAAAAAGCTCGTCCTAACCCAGAGGACGGTGGTCCTTCGAGATACGCAGGAGTAGGTTAGGTCTCGTGAACAGAATGCGAAAGCACGATCGAGAAGCAGACGGAAAGTGGATAGTGAACTAGTAGAGTGATGTCATTGCGTAAGAAATGCACATGTTTCCGGCTTTAGCTCTATAACCTCGTCCATGTGGGTGATGAATATATcaagttttaaataaatattttaatcactAACAACTTGTCACCGTCAAATAGTTAAGAAACTACAATGTTGTGGTTAATCTTTTG is part of the Halictus rubicundus isolate RS-2024b chromosome 10, iyHalRubi1_principal, whole genome shotgun sequence genome and harbors:
- the Lamtor5 gene encoding late endosomal/lysosomal adaptor, MAPK and MTOR activator 5 isoform X2, encoding MESIVGCILADHTGLCLGVKGNASTESAGIIAAIADQVAKLEEDSPTAIIALQNDNRKCLIQRQGPVVGAIYKDISM
- the LOC143357736 gene encoding man(5)GlcNAc(2)-PP-dolichol translocation protein RFT1 isoform X2, whose product is MILFLSREPFMKACLTNTAEHNWAQVVNLLWMTVPICFVMSTIFGYIWLYVLSTTEELPAYYMFAVWAVALSCIIELSSLIVQLVASAFLFVRLKIILDTIMIAIRTLTFVPLILYNPDNALFAFGVAQLVAAIFYTTSYYGYFHYYIKKINKCKLKRRMSLKDSSDEYVVKEFPFQTVMDFLPGQLENKESCLDKKLSILTWSFFRQGILKQILTEGERLIMTVMPVLTFTEQGTYEIVNNLGSLAARFIFRPIEESGYFYFTQMIKRDKSINDQNPVKVQESVNVLIHLCSAVTSIGLVVLIFGQSYSSTLLWLYGGAKLTSHLPILLMRAHCLAILLLGINGVTECYTNATADSATINKSNLIMIYESIAFLGASYLFAIWLGPVGFILGNCVNMSLRILHSTIFINRRYKDTVYRPLHGLVPKPMFSASLLVAALITNVSHAYFFPGEKVLHLIIGMIMFIIVLISWIYEHHDLIRLGTNKWYERRNRHKKSD
- the Lamtor5 gene encoding late endosomal/lysosomal adaptor, MAPK and MTOR activator 5 isoform X1, whose product is MEKSLEKTLDDVNNMESIVGCILADHTGLCLGVKGNASTESAGIIAAIADQVAKLEEDSPTAIIALQNDNRKCLIQRQGPVVGAIYKDISM
- the LOC143357736 gene encoding man(5)GlcNAc(2)-PP-dolichol translocation protein RFT1 isoform X1, translated to MSQNILKSSLENASFNIIFQILCRGVTFVLNAFVVRHVGQAVLGVINVRLLLLESMILFLSREPFMKACLTNTAEHNWAQVVNLLWMTVPICFVMSTIFGYIWLYVLSTTEELPAYYMFAVWAVALSCIIELSSLIVQLVASAFLFVRLKIILDTIMIAIRTLTFVPLILYNPDNALFAFGVAQLVAAIFYTTSYYGYFHYYIKKINKCKLKRRMSLKDSSDEYVVKEFPFQTVMDFLPGQLENKESCLDKKLSILTWSFFRQGILKQILTEGERLIMTVMPVLTFTEQGTYEIVNNLGSLAARFIFRPIEESGYFYFTQMIKRDKSINDQNPVKVQESVNVLIHLCSAVTSIGLVVLIFGQSYSSTLLWLYGGAKLTSHLPILLMRAHCLAILLLGINGVTECYTNATADSATINKSNLIMIYESIAFLGASYLFAIWLGPVGFILGNCVNMSLRILHSTIFINRRYKDTVYRPLHGLVPKPMFSASLLVAALITNVSHAYFFPGEKVLHLIIGMIMFIIVLISWIYEHHDLIRLGTNKWYERRNRHKKSD